CTTTCCATTCTTTTGGTCTTTGGGCTTGATGCATCTGCACTCTCTTTGCCATTTCATCATCAAGAACCTCGGAAGTGGCAATATAAATAACAGACTTTCCTGAGCTTTTAGCGACCTGTTCCGCGTAGCTACTTTTACCCGAACGTGCGCCGCCCAACACCAGTTCAATCTTGTTTATTCTGTTGCTCATAACGGCTCCATATCTTGATTGATTGCCACTAGCGCACTTTCCAGTTTGTCCCATTGAAATACATTCGCTGGCAACCCAAATCTCACTGCATTATTTTCATCACAAAGCCGCGTAAAGACCTGATTTTGGCAAAGCTTATCGTGCAAATATGGGGCATTCTCCACATAGACAGTGGTAAACAGGGCTGTACCTTCAAAATCAGAAGTTAAATAGTGACTCAACAGCGTCTTTAATCTACTCGACGCTTTCTCTATTTTTTTAGATGCTTTGTTTTGCCATTCATGATCAACGAGGGCATGCTTTACTACCCAACGACTTGGGCCAGTAACGGTCCAAGGTCCTAGTCGCTCTGCCACGTTATTTTTTAAGGGTTCAGTAGCAAAAAGAAAACCCACTCTTGCTCCCGCCAAGCCAAAAAACTTGCCTATGGAACGTAAAACGATTAAGTTTTTTAGATCATTGATCACCGAAAGTAGGCTTTTTTCAGGATGGATATCGATGAAGGCTTCATCCACAATCAAAATGCCATTTTTTTGAGCTAGCTCGTGGTGTATTGTTAATAAATAGTCAACATCACATTGATATCCCGTTGGGTTATTGGGATTAATGATCACGACTACATCACATTGCTTTATCTGCTCAGAAGAAAGCCTATCGTCATACCAAATAACTTCCCACGCATCAATTTCGCTACCAGACCGATTTTTACACCACGCATGTTGGTGTTCTTTGTAGCCGACTTTTGGCAATGCTACGACACCGGTTCTACCACCACGAAATTGCTTCACAGTATCAGGTAAAAGCATAATTGCCGCTTGAGAACCAGCAACCGCTAGTGGCTCTTCCGGTGACTGATAGTAGTTTTTTGCCGCGACTTCTAATCCATCATTTTCCTGAGGCAATTGGTTCCAAACTGAAATTGGTAAGTCACTGACCGGATAAGTGTAAGGACTGACACCAGTAGATAAATCTACCCATTGGTCAATTTCCCCACCGTAGCGCCTCGCTATTTGAAGCAAATCTCCACCATGTTTTATCATCGCTAAACCCCCGCTATTGCGGTTACAATTAAGACATAACTCAAAGCAAAACTTCCTCTGCTAATAAGTTGATTCGCCTTAGGTATTACATGCCATGTTGCGAGCTCTCCGCATCCCATCGGTTTCTTATCGTGTAAAACACCGTGGTAATAAGTTGGTCCGCCTATAATGACATTCAATGCCCCTGCCCCAGCGGTCATAACAACTCCCCCATTAGGGCTGCTGCACTGTTTAGCTTGAGTTCGCCAACACGTTGTCGCTTTATTAAAGTGCCCTTGAAATGCATAAATAGTGGCGGTGAGCCTGGCGGGGAACCAACCTAAAATGTCATCGGTTTTGGCAGTGAAACGACCAAAGTTAAGATATTGCTCAGTTTTATATCCCCACATCGCATCTAACGTATTAGCTAAGCGAAATAACACAGCCCCGGGAGCACCTAAAACGATGAACCAAAAGATGGGAGCAAACACCGCGTCATTGCCATTTTCCAGCACTGATTCAATCGTGGAAGAAGTGATATTTTGCTCACTCATGTCTTCAGTATTACGACTGACTATCAAAGAAACCTGAGAACGAGCCGCTGTGATATCTTTTGCCTGCAATGGTTTATATATATTATCTGCGTGCTCTATGAGGCTTCGCCCACCTAATGTTAGGTAGACAAGAACCGTACTGAGCACCATATATAAAACCAATGATAGTTGCGCAGCTTGCACCAACAAGGCAACTGTCGTTGCCGTGACCGGTATAACCGCCATTACCCACGCGGCAATCCCTTGCTGCCTTACAGTAAGGTAGTTCAGTTTTCTGGCGCTGATTTCTATTTTTGAAACCAACCATCCAAACCCGACTAAAGGATGAAATTTTGTGGGTTCACCGAGTAATCTATCCATCCAGAGCGCAAAAAGTAATATCAGCGCACTGAGAAACATAGAGTGTCCGATAGCAAGTTCTGTATTAAGCAACATGCGAGCGCTCGTAGGATTGGCTCAACTCAGAATCATCAATAAAGTCAGGAATATCATTCTCATTTAAAATGTAGTTATTCATTAACGCCCAAGTTCTTGCTTGATCATTAAGAGGCACTATTTGAGTCTTTTGCAAAAGGTCAGGATTTTGCTGAATAAGTGATTGAGCAATAAGCACATCATCAACTAATAACCAATCTATGTTGGGTAGTGCGTAAGCGAGTGGTTGTTTTTTATAACGACCGACCAAATATGTATGTTCAACAATAGCAAGGCTTCTCGCTTCATCGACCGTCAATTTGAGCGACTTGTCTGAAATATTGGCGCAGTTAATACCTATCTTACGCAAAGCCCTACGAACTGCACTGCTTTGACTGCCCATTGGCATTGCAAACTGTCTTATATCAAAGCGATACTTTTCAATCGCCTGTCGCCAAAGAGTGAACGAAGTAAAGTCCAAAAACGATAATTCGCTTTGGCTCGCTAAAAAATGTAGATCCTCTTCCTCTAACAAAGAATCTGTTGGTAGTTGAGCGATTTCAATCACTTCTCCACCTTGTTCTTTCAATAATTTAGATTCTGAATATTGGCCACATACCAAAAAACTCACTCCTGTGAAGGGTAATAAACTACGCCAATCTAATTCGCTGCTTTGAGAAACCACATCGCCAATAATGGTTAACGCAGGCCCAGTAAGCTCATTGTTTTCAATTTTTTCACCTATGGTTGCAAGTGTTGCTATCAGGCAAGTATGATCAGCACGTGTAGCGGAACTGATTAACGCGATAGGCGTATTGGGATCTCGCCCATTATTCATTAAATTTACTGCATGCTGTGCGAGCTTTTTCGCCCCCATATATAAAACCAATGTACCTCCAGCACGCCCAAGTTCTCCCCAAGAGGCAATCGTTTTAGAATGCTCATGCCCACTGACAAACGTCACACTGGACGCAATACCACCACTGGTTAATGGAAAACCAGAATAAGAAGCGGCACCTAATGCGGCCGTGATTCCAGGTACAATTTCGTAAGCTATGCCATGTTGTTTAAGATCTCGGCATTCCTCTGTAGTCCGACCAAATATGCAGGGATCTCCTGACTTTAATCGCGCAACAGTTTTACCCGCTAATGCGAACTCCATCACGTCTGGGTGCATATCATAGGTAATATGCCCACCCTGATAACCACGATATCCAACCTGATGGAGCTGAACATTACTTGGAATCATTGCAAGAATTGCAGGGGCAACAAGCTTGTCATAACAGACGACGTCACAATCACTAAGCAACTGTTTGGCACGACAGGTAAGCAAACCTGGATCGCCCGGCCCAGCACCAATTAAATAGACTTTACCTTTGTTCATTACTAATCTCCTTTTCTAACTCAACAACTTTTGCTTTTCGACATGCGTGAGAGAACGTCGGGTCGTACAATTTTGAATCAACAAAATCATCAATCGCAAATACCTTGCTTACAATGATCATGGCGGTAGAGCGAATATTGGCTTCGTGCATTTTGTCTGCAATATCAGCAAGAGTACCGCGAAGTATTCTTTGCTCAGGATGAGACGCTTTTTCTACCACCGCGACTGGCCAGTTCTGGGGATAGACATCACTCAATTCACGTACTACTTTTCTTATCAATGTCGCACTTAAAAACAGACACAATGTTGCTTCATGTTTGGCTAACGATTTTAAGTTTTCTTTGTCCGGTACCGGAGTACGACCAGAGGCACGGCTTAGGATGATGGTTTGGCACTCTTCAGGTAGTGTTAGCTCTTGACCAAGTGCTGCCGCTGATGCTTGAAACGAAGAAACACCTGGAATGACCTTCCAATCTATGCCTAATTTGTTTAGTCGACGAGTCTGTTCAGCCAATGATGAATAGATAGATAAATCACCCGTTTGAACACGAGCCACATCCTGCCCATTTTCAAAAGCATCTGTATAAACTTTGGTAATTTCATCAAGGTCCATATCCGCGGAGTTATGTACCTGTGCATCGGGATGCGCGCGCTGTATGACCGCTTTAGGTACCAAGCTGCCTGCATAGAGAATTACCGGGCAACGCTCAACGAGTTTGGCACCTTTAACCGTTATTAGGTCTGGGTCACCGGGACCTGCGCCAATAAAAAAGACTGTCATTATTCCACCTCATTTACTTTATGATTTTTAATCAATGAACGTCCTGGAATTTGACCTTCTCGTGTCTCTCCATCGTCCAACGTATATTTGTTTTTGTATCCTCGCGGGGTCACTATCCAATTATCGAAACGATAACTGCTGTTGTTCCCGACGATAACGGCCGCATTCATACCAAAATCCAAATTAGTAAATGACTCTAGCGTCGATAACTGGACCGACTGCTCTTCACGATAAGCGGCATTGACCACTGCAACCGGCGTTTCTGGGTCGCGATATTTGAGTAAAATTTGTTGGGCTTCTAAGATATGATTTTGACGTTTCTTAGAGCGCGGGTTATAAAACGTCACAGCAAAATCTGCCATCGCTGCCGCTTCAATGCGTTTAGTAATGACCTGCCAAGGTGTCAATAAATCAGAGAGCGAAATAGTACAACTATCGTGCCCTAATGGCGCCCCGACCAAAGAAGCACATGCATTAGCAGCCGTAATCCCAGGAATTGTCTCTACTTCTATCTGTATAGATTGAGTAGAAAGTAGCTCGAAAATAAGCGGGGCCATAGCATACATTCCGGCGTCCCCAGAGCACACCAACGCTACATTTTTACCTTCCTGAACATGTTGAATGGCTGAATCAGCTCTTTGCCACTCTTTTGTCATACCTGTTCTCACCAACGCTTGTTGGTCAATAAGTGTCGACACCATCTTCACGTAGGGGCCGTAACCCACAACAACGTCAGCACTTTTTACAACCTGTTGTGCTTTGACGGACATTAAATCTAGACTGCCGGGACCTAACCCGACCAATGATAATTTAGCCACAATGTGTCTCCTTGGCAGGGCTTTCTACAGCCGCAAAATATTTTTGTTCAACAACATGCTCAACAGGACGACGTTCAGCCAGAGCCGCGAACAGTTCACGCCACTGATTCTCTGAAAAATCCTCTACGTTTCTGAGCCATTGCGCATTATTGACTAAAGAGGCTTCTGAATTTTCATCCTTAAAAGGACGCTCATAAATCACTAAGGTAGAACGGTTCCGGCAGGAACCCACACACATGGTTCGGCTAATTTTGATCCTGCGGTCACCGGTAGATAAGCCCATGTTTTTAACTAGACCTCTTAAGTCATGAGCAAGATTTTTACTGCCAGCTTTCGCACAGCGTTTGCCCTCACACAAAAGAATATGATGGCGATGAAAAAGCATTGGCCGTTCAAGATCCACATGTTTTGGTTTGCACTCAAAACCTTTTGCTACTTCATTACCGTAGGCGTTTACTTTCTCTTTAATAGAATGTGGGTTTTCATCACCATGACGACCTTCTCCACCATGTTTCACTTGCCCATGCCAGTTCTTTCTCTTTTGCTGAACTAAAGATTCACTGAACTCACGTCGACAACAGGCAATAGTCATGTTGAAACCATCTTGTTTAAATGCCCACTTAGCTACTACTAATTGATTGGTTTTACTAAGCTTTAACGCAGCCGCTTCCGCAACAGAATTGCTTCCCGTCACTTTTTTAACGTAATCAGATGGATTTTCTATACCAGCAATGTCATCAAGTTCTTCCGCGGCGAAAGTAACGAAGGGCCACTGTTTTAGTTGGGACAATTCCAACAAGCCATCTTCATCGGCTTTTAGGTCGATACTCGCTAGAGAATGTACCGAGTCTAAGGACAAATTGAACCTTGCACTGAACGCCCGTATTCCTGCCTTCAGAGTCGACAATGGTGTATTTCGATCACATCCAATCCCTAAAATTAGGGACTTAGGACGCCAAAGCACTAATTTGTTTTGCCATTCGTTTTTTAGCCGTTCTTTACCATCATCTCGTTCGGTATTATTGATATCTTTGAGTCTGTCACTGATTAAAACAGCCCCGCGGTATTTAGCGCTGTCTATACCATCTAATTGATGACTACAGAGAATATTAGCGGGCATACGTTTGTCGTACTTCCACCAGTTTTTCTCTCCGCTTTCTTGAACAATAATGATAGGTTCATCGTTTACTACGGCAGCGGAAACTGGCGTAATTGCAGACTCAGAAAGAGGATCTAGGTACCACCCAAATGGAGCACCGAGCATATCCACAGAAACACTCTCTGATACATCTGACGCTGTGGTTATTACAGGTGTCGCTTTAACAATATGAGCAACGCGCACGGTCAGATCATTTGCCCCTCCACGATGACCAGACAACATTGAAATCGCAAAATTTGCTTGTTCATCTACGCAGACTACCGCCGGATCTTCTTTCTTATCTTTTATTAGTGGGCTTATCATCCGCGTAACAATACCCGTTGCACAGATAAAGATATGCCCATCATATTGGCTAAATTTTTCAGCCACAAAGTGCGAAAGGGGCAGTGTCAGGCGTTGTGCGTCTTTTGAATCAAATTTCGCTGCGTCCGAAACATACAGGTCAGCAAAAGGCAGCGATTTAATAAGGCGCTTGCCTTGCTTCGCTCCATTAACCGTAATCGCGTAAATAGCTAGCTTCATCATTGTCCTACTTACGCAGCATTAGAAGTGCCGCGAAGCACTCCTTTGCGAGAGCGGATTGAGATCTGTACCATGGAGAAATAACGATGTTCCTCTGGCACATCCTCTAGCTTAGTATATATTTCTTCACGGTCAGTACTGGCATGAGAGACATACGTTGCAGTATCTTCCAACCCTAGTTGTTTCAACTTTTCAGAGAGTTGCTCAATCATTCGACCTGCTTTAATCAACATAATAGTGTCGAACTCTTTTACTAAGTTTTCCAAGCAATCAATGCCATATGTCGCGGGCACAACGCAAAAACGTTCTTTACCATCAGCCAAAGGAATTTTAGTTGCAGCGGGTACTGCAGTTATAGAGGTAACTCCCGGGACAATAACGGGAACAACTTGCGGAGCTATTTCTGCCAATTCTTCTTGGATGTAAGCCCATGTACTAAATACTGATGGATCTCCTTCAGTAACAAATGCCACTGACTTTCCCTGCTTTAAGCGGTCAAGAATGGTTTCAGCAGCTGTACGCCATGCTGGTACATTTTTCGAGGCATCGCGAGTCATGGGAAAATGCAGAAAACAACGTTCCGCACTAATTTGCTCTTCTTGTATTGCTCCAGTGACAATTTCCCAAGCAAAAGAATCAGCTTGGCCCTTAGTTTTTTCTGGAATGGCTAATACGTCGACTTCCTGTATCAGGCGAACAGCTTTAAGCGTTAGTAGTTCGCTGTCGCCCGTACCGATACCAACGGAATATAGCTGACCTAGTTGGTTAGCACTCATTATAAATTCTCCTGCAAAGTTTTGGTGACCGAAAATAGATGAATTGGGTTTTCAGCCTGATAGCGTTGATAGTGAGCAAGAGGCTGAGTTTGTGAAATATTGATAATTTGAACTGACAAAGTGAGGTCATTTTCTTTCGCCCATAAATACACTTCCGTTACGGTATCTATGGTTACTGCACTCACAACCAGACGGCCATTGGGGTTTAGACGATGCCATGCACATGACAGGATTGAGTCCATCTCGCCTCTCGTGCCGCCAACAAAGATGGCATCTGGATTTGGTAAAGACTTCAAGCACTGCGGTGCCTTTTCACAAATAAGCGCAACATTATCTGTAGCATGAACTTGTTTATTGCTTTTTATTACGTGAAAACAAGGTTCATTACACTCCACGGCGAAAACTTGACCTTTCCATGCAAGTTTGCCTGCCTCGATAGCCACTGAACCAGAACCAGAACCGATATCCCATACTGTTGCTTCAGGTTGAATACTTAAACTAGTGACCACTAAGTTTCTCACCGCTTGTTTGGTAATAAGGCCATTTTTAGGCATGCGCTTCTCATAACTTTCATCGTTTGAAAATTGACCTTGTCCCCCCCACCTTAAATTTGAACCACGCTGGGCGACCAAAATATTGAGCGACGAAAATTCAATGCTACTATTGGCGAGTTCTTCAACGCTAAAAGACGTTATATTCTCGTCGTTGGACCCAAGATTTTCACAAACAACCAGTTTCCAATGTGTTTCATTAAATGCAGTTAAATGCTGAGCAATCACTTGTGGGGTATGTACATGATCGGTTAACAGAGCAAAGAGATCCCCCTGTTGAAGCTGACAAGATAGGCCATTTAAAATTCGAGCGTGACATGAATAAAACCGAGCATCGTTCCAAGGTAACCCTAAACGAGAAAAGGCCAATTGTGGGGAACTGACGGAAGGGATAAAACGCACCTGTTCAATACCAATTTTTTTAACTAAACTATTCCCAATGCCGTAAAAAAGTGGGTCTCCTGACGCCAGTACTACAACGCCGCCCTCTTCGCTCTCTTCGATGACAAAATTAAGCCAACGAGAAAACCCCTGAGCCATATTGATAAACTCACCCTTGTATTGAGGAAACCAAGTTAAGTGTCTTGGATGCCCAGCAACAATTCTAGCGCTTGATACAGCACTGACGGCACGACTTGATAGACTCAAGCACCCGTCTTCTGGAACACCAACCACGGTAATACTGACCATAATATCTAACCTGCCTGATACAAAAGGGCGTGGATGGTGGAGACAACAATTGGACTACCACCTTTTCGACCGATACTGGCAATATAAGACACCTTGTTTTGCTCTATTAAAGCCTCTTTCGACTCGACAGCTTTTACAAATCCGACAGGAATTCCAATAATAAGCGCCGGTTTTATCTCTCCGGCTTCAACCATTCTCAGTATTTCAAATAATGCTGTAGGCGCATTGCCCACACCAATAATTGCCCCATTGAGAAGCCCCATATCTCGGGCTTTTCTCATCGCCCATATCGCTCGTGTGTCACCCCATTCTTTAGCGCTGGCAATCACATCTGGATCGCTGATGAAGCAATGAGCTTCGTTGTTGTAAACCGACAATCTTTGAGCACTGAGACCACTGGTTATCATTGTGACATCACTGATAATCGGGCAACCATTTTTTAGCGCTTCAATGCCTCGAACCACTGCCTTTTCACTAAAACGGAACAAATTCGCAAACTCAAAATCACCTGTCGTATGGATAGCCCGTCTGACCACTGGCCATTCGAAATCATCAAATTGATGTTCAGGATGAAACTGCTTTATCTCGCTATCAATAATGCCAAATGAACCGTTTTCAATGGCTTGTCCCTGACGGGTCATCTGCTGCATTTTGTCCATAGTTAATCCACCTTTTTGACCCTCAGAGTCGGTTGTTATTTCATTTTTACAATCGTATTTAGCCAATAAACAACCATCGAAATCGACGAGTAATACGTCAATTTCTAATGGTTCATCACAATGATTTTTTGACATACTTTGTTTGTAGCTATTCTGATTGGAAACGTAATTTTTAGCGTGCTTACCCGCTTCTTCGCAAAGACGGGTCAAATAT
The DNA window shown above is from Vibrio algarum and carries:
- the cbiB gene encoding adenosylcobinamide-phosphate synthase CbiB — encoded protein: MLLNTELAIGHSMFLSALILLFALWMDRLLGEPTKFHPLVGFGWLVSKIEISARKLNYLTVRQQGIAAWVMAVIPVTATTVALLVQAAQLSLVLYMVLSTVLVYLTLGGRSLIEHADNIYKPLQAKDITAARSQVSLIVSRNTEDMSEQNITSSTIESVLENGNDAVFAPIFWFIVLGAPGAVLFRLANTLDAMWGYKTEQYLNFGRFTAKTDDILGWFPARLTATIYAFQGHFNKATTCWRTQAKQCSSPNGGVVMTAGAGALNVIIGGPTYYHGVLHDKKPMGCGELATWHVIPKANQLISRGSFALSYVLIVTAIAGV
- the cobA gene encoding uroporphyrinogen-III C-methyltransferase; translation: MNKGKVYLIGAGPGDPGLLTCRAKQLLSDCDVVCYDKLVAPAILAMIPSNVQLHQVGYRGYQGGHITYDMHPDVMEFALAGKTVARLKSGDPCIFGRTTEECRDLKQHGIAYEIVPGITAALGAASYSGFPLTSGGIASSVTFVSGHEHSKTIASWGELGRAGGTLVLYMGAKKLAQHAVNLMNNGRDPNTPIALISSATRADHTCLIATLATIGEKIENNELTGPALTIIGDVVSQSSELDWRSLLPFTGVSFLVCGQYSESKLLKEQGGEVIEIAQLPTDSLLEEEDLHFLASQSELSFLDFTSFTLWRQAIEKYRFDIRQFAMPMGSQSSAVRRALRKIGINCANISDKSLKLTVDEARSLAIVEHTYLVGRYKKQPLAYALPNIDWLLVDDVLIAQSLIQQNPDLLQKTQIVPLNDQARTWALMNNYILNENDIPDFIDDSELSQSYERSHVA
- the cobJ gene encoding precorrin-3B C(17)-methyltransferase → MAKLSLVGLGPGSLDLMSVKAQQVVKSADVVVGYGPYVKMVSTLIDQQALVRTGMTKEWQRADSAIQHVQEGKNVALVCSGDAGMYAMAPLIFELLSTQSIQIEVETIPGITAANACASLVGAPLGHDSCTISLSDLLTPWQVITKRIEAAAMADFAVTFYNPRSKKRQNHILEAQQILLKYRDPETPVAVVNAAYREEQSVQLSTLESFTNLDFGMNAAVIVGNNSSYRFDNWIVTPRGYKNKYTLDDGETREGQIPGRSLIKNHKVNEVE
- the cobI gene encoding precorrin-2 C(20)-methyltransferase; the encoded protein is MSANQLGQLYSVGIGTGDSELLTLKAVRLIQEVDVLAIPEKTKGQADSFAWEIVTGAIQEEQISAERCFLHFPMTRDASKNVPAWRTAAETILDRLKQGKSVAFVTEGDPSVFSTWAYIQEELAEIAPQVVPVIVPGVTSITAVPAATKIPLADGKERFCVVPATYGIDCLENLVKEFDTIMLIKAGRMIEQLSEKLKQLGLEDTATYVSHASTDREEIYTKLEDVPEEHRYFSMVQISIRSRKGVLRGTSNAA
- the cobM gene encoding precorrin-4 C(11)-methyltransferase, translated to MTVFFIGAGPGDPDLITVKGAKLVERCPVILYAGSLVPKAVIQRAHPDAQVHNSADMDLDEITKVYTDAFENGQDVARVQTGDLSIYSSLAEQTRRLNKLGIDWKVIPGVSSFQASAAALGQELTLPEECQTIILSRASGRTPVPDKENLKSLAKHEATLCLFLSATLIRKVVRELSDVYPQNWPVAVVEKASHPEQRILRGTLADIADKMHEANIRSTAMIIVSKVFAIDDFVDSKLYDPTFSHACRKAKVVELEKEISNEQR
- a CDS encoding precorrin-8X methylmutase, with product MSKNHCDEPLEIDVLLVDFDGCLLAKYDCKNEITTDSEGQKGGLTMDKMQQMTRQGQAIENGSFGIIDSEIKQFHPEHQFDDFEWPVVRRAIHTTGDFEFANLFRFSEKAVVRGIEALKNGCPIISDVTMITSGLSAQRLSVYNNEAHCFISDPDVIASAKEWGDTRAIWAMRKARDMGLLNGAIIGVGNAPTALFEILRMVEAGEIKPALIIGIPVGFVKAVESKEALIEQNKVSYIASIGRKGGSPIVVSTIHALLYQAG
- a CDS encoding cobalamin biosynthesis protein — protein: MMKLAIYAITVNGAKQGKRLIKSLPFADLYVSDAAKFDSKDAQRLTLPLSHFVAEKFSQYDGHIFICATGIVTRMISPLIKDKKEDPAVVCVDEQANFAISMLSGHRGGANDLTVRVAHIVKATPVITTASDVSESVSVDMLGAPFGWYLDPLSESAITPVSAAVVNDEPIIIVQESGEKNWWKYDKRMPANILCSHQLDGIDSAKYRGAVLISDRLKDINNTERDDGKERLKNEWQNKLVLWRPKSLILGIGCDRNTPLSTLKAGIRAFSARFNLSLDSVHSLASIDLKADEDGLLELSQLKQWPFVTFAAEELDDIAGIENPSDYVKKVTGSNSVAEAAALKLSKTNQLVVAKWAFKQDGFNMTIACCRREFSESLVQQKRKNWHGQVKHGGEGRHGDENPHSIKEKVNAYGNEVAKGFECKPKHVDLERPMLFHRHHILLCEGKRCAKAGSKNLAHDLRGLVKNMGLSTGDRRIKISRTMCVGSCRNRSTLVIYERPFKDENSEASLVNNAQWLRNVEDFSENQWRELFAALAERRPVEHVVEQKYFAAVESPAKETHCG
- the cbiE gene encoding precorrin-6y C5,15-methyltransferase (decarboxylating) subunit CbiE yields the protein MVSITVVGVPEDGCLSLSSRAVSAVSSARIVAGHPRHLTWFPQYKGEFINMAQGFSRWLNFVIEESEEGGVVVLASGDPLFYGIGNSLVKKIGIEQVRFIPSVSSPQLAFSRLGLPWNDARFYSCHARILNGLSCQLQQGDLFALLTDHVHTPQVIAQHLTAFNETHWKLVVCENLGSNDENITSFSVEELANSSIEFSSLNILVAQRGSNLRWGGQGQFSNDESYEKRMPKNGLITKQAVRNLVVTSLSIQPEATVWDIGSGSGSVAIEAGKLAWKGQVFAVECNEPCFHVIKSNKQVHATDNVALICEKAPQCLKSLPNPDAIFVGGTRGEMDSILSCAWHRLNPNGRLVVSAVTIDTVTEVYLWAKENDLTLSVQIINISQTQPLAHYQRYQAENPIHLFSVTKTLQENL
- the cobD gene encoding threonine-phosphate decarboxylase CobD, whose product is MIKHGGDLLQIARRYGGEIDQWVDLSTGVSPYTYPVSDLPISVWNQLPQENDGLEVAAKNYYQSPEEPLAVAGSQAAIMLLPDTVKQFRGGRTGVVALPKVGYKEHQHAWCKNRSGSEIDAWEVIWYDDRLSSEQIKQCDVVVIINPNNPTGYQCDVDYLLTIHHELAQKNGILIVDEAFIDIHPEKSLLSVINDLKNLIVLRSIGKFFGLAGARVGFLFATEPLKNNVAERLGPWTVTGPSRWVVKHALVDHEWQNKASKKIEKASSRLKTLLSHYLTSDFEGTALFTTVYVENAPYLHDKLCQNQVFTRLCDENNAVRFGLPANVFQWDKLESALVAINQDMEPL